In the genome of Lentisphaera araneosa HTCC2155, the window ATCAAAATGTGGAGTCTCGCCGCGAATAACGGCACCTAAACAAATTACGGCATCATATTTACCTGTAGCAGCAAGCTTGTCTGCAACTACGGGAATTTCGAAAGCACCAGGGATAATCACTGTATCAATATTGTCTTCGGAAACTCCGTGGCGACGGAAACAATCAATCGCACCTTCTTCAAGCTTAAAAGTAATTAACTCATTAAAGCGAGCAGTAACAATAGCAAACTTTTTTCCTTCTCCAGTGAGAAGTCCTTCAATTTTACGGCCCATAATGAGCTCCTTCTTTATTATTTTTTTAAGAACTGTACTAGATCTTCAATGGAGATCAACTTTAAGTCATGTTTTTGCACAAAGACTTTTAGTTCAGGAAGACGCGCCATCGAGCCATCTCCATTTAAAATTTCACAAATGACTCCCACAGCTTGTGAGCCTGCCAATTTGGCTAAATCTACGGCCGCTTCAGTATGTCCTTCACGCTCTAAGACACCACCTGCTTTGGCAATCAAGGGGAACATGTGGCCAGGACGCATAAAGTCGTCTGACGAAAAACTTGGGTCTGCTAAACGCTTAAGAGTAATGGATCGATCACTCGCAGAAATACCTGTCGTCGTATCATTCTTTGCGTCAACGGAAACTGTGAAGGCCGTTCCATAAGGACAGTCGTTGTAATCGGCCATGAGGGATAAATGTAATTCATCTGCACGTGCTTGAGTCATGGGAGCACAAATTAGGCCTCTACCATAAGTGGCCATAAAATTGACGGCTTCGGGATCTGCGAACTCCGCAACCATGAGTAGGTCACCTTCATTCTCGCGATTTTCATCATCGACAACAACAATCATTTTACCTTGTTTTAGATCGTCAATGGCACTTTGTATTGAATCCAACACGTCAATTTTCCGTTTCTAATTTAATCATTTTCTAAATAGTAGGCAACATAATAGGCTAAGAAGGCCGTTTGTCCATACATTCTCGTGTCATATACGCAATGTATAAGCTTTGATCCAGAGTTTAAAGCTTGTGCTGAAGAATGATGTTCGAAATAGGAAAAAAATGGCATCCCTAAGGGGATTCGAACCCCTGTTGCCGGGATGAAAACCCGGAGTCCTAGGCCTCTGGACGATAGGGACGCATTAAAGCATCAAGTCTTGAAAAAAAATGGCATCCCTAAGGGGATTCGAACCCCTGTTGCCGGGATGAAAACCCGGAGTCCTAGGCCTCTGGACGATAGGGACGCCTCAAGACGGGGACAAGTATACATGGAGACTTTACTTAGTCAACCGTCTTTCATGAAAAAAATTAAATTTTTATTTAGAGCCATTTTTAAGCAGGATTTTATACTCTTCTTCGAGTCTCTCCACCATGCGATCTGTGCTGAAAAGCTTTTTTACTAATTTACAACCACTTGCACCCATTTCACGCCGCTTTTCAGAGGACTCACAAAGGGTACTGAGAGCCACTTTTACATCCTCTAAATTTTCCGCTCGACACAAGTAACCCGTCTGCTCATTTTTCACGACTTCAGGAGCACCATCAAGGTTAAAGGCTATTGCAGGCTTAGCTGCAGCAAGACCTTGAACCACGGCACGCGGGAGACCTTCTCGCAAAGAAAGGTGACAAAGAATATCTGACGCCAATACGTATCTCGGGACTTCTGTCGGTGGAACTAAACCCGTGAAACGAAATCGATCGCTCAAGCCTCGCTTCTTCAAATCGGCCTCTATCTCTTCTCTTAATAAGCCGTCACCGACTAAGACAAAGTAGAGCTTGGGGTGACTCTTACAGACTTCCTCGGCGGCATCAATTAAGAAGTCATGACCTTTCAATTCAAAAAGACGCGCCACTTTTACGACAACAACCGCATCTTCGTCTAAATTCAATTCTTCACGAACGACTTTGCGGACTCCGCTAGGGTCTTTCTCATCCGTGTAAGGCTCTAAATTCATACCACTGTGCACTGTCTTGAATTTTTCACGAGGAGCCACTCCAGCTTCCACATACTGATCCGTCATCGCGTCCGCCACGCAGAGCAATTGATGACAGCGCTTGGCTGCAAATTTTTCACTCTCGATATAAAGGCGATTTTTCCACGCTTTTTCATAGCGATGAAATGGTGGCCCATGTACCGTGTGAATAACGGCTGGAACTTTTTCTTTCCATGCCGCAGCTCGACCAATAATTCCCGCTTTAGAAGCATGAGTATGGACCACGTCAAACTTTTCTTCTTTGATAATTTGGCGCAGGACAAAATAGCAACGCAAGTCTTTAAGAGGATTAATGCTCCTAATCAAATCTTCAACTTCAATAATTTTGAGTCCAGTCGTATCGTGTTTTTCGAGAAGCTTACCTTCAGGGCCGGTGGTTGGTCCTGTTATCAAAATGACTTCGTGACCATCTCTCACCTGCCCCATGCAGGATAAAAGAGTATTTTCTTGTGCACCCCCTATAATCATGCGGGTGATAATGTGAGCTATCTTCAAATGGATCTCCGTGCTATCTATAGCTGCGCATTATAAAACTTTTTCCCTATTGTCACAATAGCCATAAGAGAGGTGTAGTTTCAAATAGAGTTAAAATCACCAAAAAAAGTTGATTTTTACTCCATTTATCATATCATAAATAATTTTTAGCGAATAGAATAGCCTTTTTGAGGAAAATAAATTGTGTCTTAAATATGTAAAACATGTTAGATATTTCATTCCTTTTCGTAAAGAATATGTAACTCATCACGTTTAATCATGAACACAAGAATTTTAAGGACTTTTGATTGCTCTACAAAACCACATTAATTTTAATCTCACTTTGCTTCTCGACTTTTGCCGAACAAGCTAAGTTACAGCCCTATACGCCTGCTGTATCGTTAAGAGTGGAATCACAAGCCAAGAGTGCACAAAGCTTCAAATCCGGCCGCAGCACATCTGTCATCGATTTTATCCTGCCAGATGGAGCTGCAGTTAAAGAAGGTGACGTCGTCATTCGCTTTAACAGCGAGCGCGTTAGACACCGCTACGATCAAAAAGTTAACGCTAAGAACTCCTCCGAAATCACTTATAAAAATAAGATTTTTGACATCAATAACAACATCAAAGATCTCAAGAACGAACTTAAAGATCACAAAGAAGCCATCTTAACCCAAGAAGTCACACTCGATACCGTTCTCAATCTCCCCAAACAAGAAACCGTCAAGTTATCAAAAAGTAACCTGCGCGTTTCAGAAGTTGACTATGAAGCCGCAAAAGAAGAAATGGAGAAGGCCAAAGTTCGCTACGAAAAAGGCTATATCTCATCCGTTGAATACGCTGAGATTGAATTGAATTACAATATTAAAAAGAACTCATTAAACCAAAAGCAAGAACTTCTTCAGATAAGTGAACGCAAAGCTGACCCTAGAGATGTCAAAAAACAAGAACTCAAACTAGAAAACAACAAGCTTCAGCATGCATTTTCCCTTAAAAGTTTAGCCGACTCCACAAAAATCGCTGACTCCAAAATTAAAAAACAAGAAAAATACCTTGAGAAGCTAGACGATGACATCGAAAGATATAGTGAACGTTTAGAAAAACTGTCTCACAAAGCTGAAATTGACGGCTATGTGAAATACGCCAACATTTCTTCTCCTATTGAAGCAGGGAGCATTATCTACTGGGGGCAATCTGTGGCTTCAATACCCGACTTAAGTTCCACTTATTTCACGGCTTATCTCCCAGAAACCAAAATCAAACACTTTAAAGTTGGTGGTAAAGGAACTATACAAGTCAGTGGTCGTCTTGACACTCAGCTCAAAGTAAGAATCAGTAAAATATCTGCCACTCCGGAAGACATTGCCTATCAAACGAAAATAAGTTGGGGGAAAACGGCAAAAACCACTGGTGTTAAGTTTTATTTACTCACTTTGAAACCCGAGGAACTCCCTTCTTGGCTTCGTCCTGGTATGACGGGCATGCTGGATTTAAGCACCGAAGAGCAAGAACGTTTTGCCGTACCCGCAGACCTAATTCACCACCGCGATAACAAAACTTATATTGCCTATGACAATATAATGAACGAAGTCAGCGGAGAGTTCCAAGGTAAATATTTTTTCTTCACACAACCTGAAGATTATCAAAGTCGTTCTTTCCAAAAATCGGCTCCATGGCCACTAAAAGATGAAGCCATCAGTGAAGAGTTCACAGGTAACTCCCTCGTCTTACGCGGCGAAATGAATGCCGTTCGCGAGAACCTCGTCATCGTACCCTTTTTATCGGACAAAACGACAATTTCTTGGCTTATCCCTGAAGAATCTCGTGTCGAACAAGGCGAAATACTAGCTAAACTAGATGCCACTGAATTGGATGAAACTATTTTAAAGGCAGAGACTAAATTAGCTGATTTGGAGGAAGCTCTGGAAAACGCCAAAACGAAACTTGAAAAAACTCAAGATGAATTTGCGTTTGACAAAAAACGCTTAAAGAATTCATTGGAGTCAGCTCGCTTCAGCAAAGACATTGTTGTGAACCCACTATTGAGTGCAACTCTCGTTAACAAACGCTATACTTGGAAGTCATTAAAAATCCAATTAGATCATAAACAATTTCTATACAATAGATTAAAAGCTAAACCGAGCCACCTCGTGTCTAGTAGCGAAATGGCCAAAGCTAAACTCGCCTATGAAGAAGCGGTACTGA includes:
- the ribH gene encoding 6,7-dimethyl-8-ribityllumazine synthase is translated as MGRKIEGLLTGEGKKFAIVTARFNELITFKLEEGAIDCFRRHGVSEDNIDTVIIPGAFEIPVVADKLAATGKYDAVICLGAVIRGETPHFD
- the ribB gene encoding 3,4-dihydroxy-2-butanone-4-phosphate synthase, which encodes MLDSIQSAIDDLKQGKMIVVVDDENRENEGDLLMVAEFADPEAVNFMATYGRGLICAPMTQARADELHLSLMADYNDCPYGTAFTVSVDAKNDTTTGISASDRSITLKRLADPSFSSDDFMRPGHMFPLIAKAGGVLEREGHTEAAVDLAKLAGSQAVGVICEILNGDGSMARLPELKVFVQKHDLKLISIEDLVQFLKK
- a CDS encoding glycosyltransferase family 4 protein, translating into MKIAHIITRMIIGGAQENTLLSCMGQVRDGHEVILITGPTTGPEGKLLEKHDTTGLKIIEVEDLIRSINPLKDLRCYFVLRQIIKEEKFDVVHTHASKAGIIGRAAAWKEKVPAVIHTVHGPPFHRYEKAWKNRLYIESEKFAAKRCHQLLCVADAMTDQYVEAGVAPREKFKTVHSGMNLEPYTDEKDPSGVRKVVREELNLDEDAVVVVKVARLFELKGHDFLIDAAEEVCKSHPKLYFVLVGDGLLREEIEADLKKRGLSDRFRFTGLVPPTEVPRYVLASDILCHLSLREGLPRAVVQGLAAAKPAIAFNLDGAPEVVKNEQTGYLCRAENLEDVKVALSTLCESSEKRREMGASGCKLVKKLFSTDRMVERLEEEYKILLKNGSK
- a CDS encoding HlyD family secretion protein, producing MLYKTTLILISLCFSTFAEQAKLQPYTPAVSLRVESQAKSAQSFKSGRSTSVIDFILPDGAAVKEGDVVIRFNSERVRHRYDQKVNAKNSSEITYKNKIFDINNNIKDLKNELKDHKEAILTQEVTLDTVLNLPKQETVKLSKSNLRVSEVDYEAAKEEMEKAKVRYEKGYISSVEYAEIELNYNIKKNSLNQKQELLQISERKADPRDVKKQELKLENNKLQHAFSLKSLADSTKIADSKIKKQEKYLEKLDDDIERYSERLEKLSHKAEIDGYVKYANISSPIEAGSIIYWGQSVASIPDLSSTYFTAYLPETKIKHFKVGGKGTIQVSGRLDTQLKVRISKISATPEDIAYQTKISWGKTAKTTGVKFYLLTLKPEELPSWLRPGMTGMLDLSTEEQERFAVPADLIHHRDNKTYIAYDNIMNEVSGEFQGKYFFFTQPEDYQSRSFQKSAPWPLKDEAISEEFTGNSLVLRGEMNAVRENLVIVPFLSDKTTISWLIPEESRVEQGEILAKLDATELDETILKAETKLADLEEALENAKTKLEKTQDEFAFDKKRLKNSLESARFSKDIVVNPLLSATLVNKRYTWKSLKIQLDHKQFLYNRLKAKPSHLVSSSEMAKAKLAYEEAVLKLEKAKIDLDEEEKGATSAEIAKAEIDFELAKDNIDRVIQRMPIDIEEDKNTLKSAEIALDNHKTYLIKLKQEYESLTIKAPTKGTVHYKKLWGSNGVTKVDIGTEVRSWNRILSLPETDTMTVKVKVLEKFHPMIKENVEVNITIASIEGRVFKGTLGKPGFNFEPDNEIEQSTDPYSSREPTGKVFSIYEIKLPPLNKYHIKPGSVAKVEIPLEGGEL